The region taccaaaatcattttttagagtGCTGGTTATAATAagtagaaattactccttatttaaagttcgttaccacaaactgtttgataaattaaaGTCGCCTATTCCAAAGGACAAAGGATGCAATGAAGGCGCCAATAATTCTCTTACTTTGCAGTCAATTCGAGAACAGATACACAAAACCACAATTGTTGCAAATAGCCAGGTTTGGTGAAATCTCATGAACTTGCCAAGTATTTTGGCTGATGGTAAGGTACTTCTATATCCCCCCCTCTCCTACAGGCAAAGGTCTGATTTACCGCAAGCCCCAGAAATTATCTTCTGCGTTCGCCCGTCATTGCTATAACATGTTGGATTATAGATGTCTCCTCCAATAACGGGCGAACGCAGAAGATGATTCAATATATCATAGTCAACCAAAGATGGCACTCAACAGTTACGAATTGTGGAACTTATCGTTGCGCTGAGACAGGAAAAGCACACCGTCGATTAGTTACCGTGAACTTCCTGCCTGCATCTTAAAGCCTAGCCTTCAGAATGATACCAGCCTAAGTTTGACACCCAGAAACTAAAATTTGAGGCATTCCGCTTAAAGTATTCAGTTGCAATTCAGAATAGGTTTGAATGCCTGAATACATTTATTGACCCAGCCACGTTCTGGCAGACATATAAAAACGGTGTAATAGAGGTTGCCACTAATACCATCGGTCGCGAGATGTATTCAAAGAAGCCCTGGGTTTCGCAAGAAGCACTGCAAAACATTGAACAGCGCCGGAAAGTGCGACTGGCAGGAGATATGCTCTCTTATAGACGGCTAAATGGGATTAGAAACAAAGTCATTCACCGTGATAAACAACAGTTTGTTGATAAGAAATCAGAAGAGCTAGAAGATGCTGCACAAAACAGTAGCGTCATGTCGCTTTTCAAGCATATCAGAGACCTTTACGATGGGAAGCGACCAAAGTCAGGAGTATTTCAATCCATCTCTGGGGAAATGCTGGATGATGAAAACACGCAACTTTATCGATTGAAGGAGCCCTTTGCAAAGCTATTAAACGCCGATAGAACCAACGCTGAGATGTGAAATCTACCAGAGCCTGATCCTCCTTCGACAGAAGAGATACAAAATACCCTGCGGagaataaagaacaaaaaggtACCAGGAAACTGCGGATTCAGAGTCGAGCTGCTAAAGTACGGACGACTAACAATGCTATTTTGGCTGCACATGCCGTTCTCACTTGTCTGGTTAACCGAATTGATTCATGGAGAATGGAAGGAAGGCATAATCCTTCCTCTATGGAAGCACAAAGGTAGCCGTAGTGATTACTCAAATTACTGAGGAATCAACGTCCTGTCAATTCAAGGCAGACTAATCGTCATGACGTTGCTTGATAGAAGTAACTCGTTCATCCGTTAGTGCCACCGGACTCAGCAAGCAAATTTTGTACCCAACAGATCCACTAACAAGCAGATATACACTATTTGTCAGGTCATCGAGAAAGCCCTTGAGTAACAGCGTACATCATATATTGCCTTTGTTAATTATAAAGTAGCTTTCGACTCGATCGACCGTAAATCTCTTTGGTTGATACTAAAACGGACGGGTCTCACTGATAAATACTGCCGCCTGTTCAAGGCGCTCTACACTGGTGCAAAAAGCTCTGTCCATGTTAATGACCACTAAAGCCCAATATTCGAAATAGATACTTGTGTAAGGCAAGGCTGTGCTGCTGCTCCTGAACTTTTCAACAAGGTAATTGATTATGTCATGGATCAAACAACGAACCTGCTCCAATTGGGACTAAAATATGGCGATGGAGTCTTAGCCAATGGCTACTTTCAAGATGACATTGCCCTGATATGGAATTATGCAGCTGAGCTTGAGGCAGTCTCCAATACACTGTCGGAAGAAGCCCTGGAAGTGGTAATGCATATTAGCTTGcagaaaaccaaaataataaGGGTCGACCCGGCAGGTATATCCGTCAACTTGGCATCATTCAACGTATTAGGGTGCAATGTTGAAGTTTTAAAGTCTTTTAATTATCTTGGGTTTGCTGTCTTGGAAAACGGCTCAATTGAAATGGAAGTCTAGTCGTGCTTCTCTAAAGCCACGTCTATTATGGCTCGATTATATCGTTCCATGTGGTCAAAGCCCAACATCAGTCGAAATACAAAATTGCAGATCTACGATAGAACTGCAACGCAAGTCCATCTTTACAGTATTGAAACTTAGCCGGCTGCTGCTTTTGTTCGTGATGCTATAGATGTGGCCCTAACAATCTTTCTAAGACGCATCGAAGGGATTAAGTGGTACGAATTCGTCTCAAACAACCGACTGCTGACACTAACGGAACAGACCCCTAAATCTCGTCAGCTCGCAGTAAAATACCTTTGGTGGTTCGGCTAATTAATTTGCATGCCAGCAGAAGTACCTGCCTGCACACTTCTCAATTTTGATCCCCCTGAACATGTCTGGAAGTACCCCTGTGGAAGAACCCGGTTTAGATGGAGGGACAGCCTTACCCAGTACCTTTCTATGATCGGTACTGAGCTCCAAGTAGCAGTCACGCTTGCGTAGGACCGCTTGGAATGGAGGCAAAGAGTCACATCTCTCTCTAGGCTGGATTACCAGCAGAAGCTTTAAGACAAGTAAGTCAAGTCCTAAAAGGCATAATATAGAAAGAAATTTTCACCTTCCAGCAAGTTTTGTTGAAATCTGATAATCCAGTCTTGctcaatttttgattaaaacaGTTTACACTTCCTCCCGCATCCTAAACAGAAGTTGGAGTAGGTCAGGGCTCCCACGCAACAAGAATAGAACACTAGCTCTTATTCACCATCTGGATTCAAATCCAGCAATCGACCCTGATAATGACGCAATGACAAGAATTTAGGGACCAAGCTCCCCAAAGAATTGGGTCAGGAACGGATGTTCAAAATTAggattatttctaaaaattttctatagATTCCGGGCTATTCCTTCCTTTTAGATATACAACTGAAACCGATGCAGGGACTCCTCTTTCCTACCCCACAGACTACAAGTCGGATCAAGCTCTGACTACAAGAGTTAAAACCATGAAACTAATCTTAACTTCCGTCAAATTTAGTTCACATctgacaattcttttttatagatgcactgataaaaataaagtaagagCCCCCTTGCTCTGCAAAGGTTAAATTGGGTCTGAAAACCGGAAAAGCACAGCTAGAAGAATAGTTCTCGCTTCCCACCAAGTTTGGCTGGGACTTGGCGTCCCATTCTGGCACACAGGCTGATAACAAGAATTTATGATCCTACCTTCCCCTTCCCAGAAAAGGTCTTTTGCCGGGCCTAGATTCATGATAGACACCATTGGGTCACGCTAATTGCTAATATAGTCTGTTTCTGGAATATGCTCCGATGACAAAAATCTAAGGGATTCCTCTTCCTCCGAAGAGGTTACATGGGTCACAAGCCCTCAAGAGACACAACCAGGGTATGTGAGAGTTATTTCGTATTACGTTTGTTTCAGCTTGAACAGCCTATTTGGGAAATTCCCCACAGACGAATATTTAGGGACTCCATGCCTTGTACCTACATAGTACAGGTTTGATCATGACCGCTGTTGAAgcctaaaaattaattttggtagATTTATTATTGCAAAGGTCACCCCCATCACGTGTAAGGATTAAGAATGGGGCAGAGCTTTTAGAGGCATAAgtagaaaaatagctttttattttaatcaagtTGGGCCTGGTGGCACGACAACCTTTTTTGGTAGATACGGTAATGAAAAGACTTCGTGAACTCTCTTAGCATCTACCTATGTAGGCAGGACCAAGCAAGGGCCCCCAATTTGGACAACTCTTATTTCGTACCTTGTATGGCTGAGCTCCAACGACCTTCGAAACAGATGCTGTGAGGCAAGAGCTAAGAGAACCTCTCCACTCAAAGTGACCGGAACGGGTACGGGTTGCCAGAAGGTATAGCTAGATAATTAGCTCTTGCTTCTCACCAGCTTTGGTTGAGATTTGACAACCTCTTCTGTTGGCTGTGCTTCTGACAATACCCTGTGCAAAGATCTTCTCCCTCCCTCTTCATTTATTAGTCAGATGGCAGTCTGACTTGTTTTCGTCTAGTTCTGGATTTAAGACTTGGATGTACAACCTAAAAGGATTGAATGGAATCaacaattttgtagataaagCGATTGTACTTTTAAGATTTTGAGATTGCCTTTTCttagaattattttctaaactaCAAGAATTATATAGTTTTAATGCTAGGCTCTCAAAAAATAGTCCCATGCTCCACACAGTTCCAACAAAACTTGATCAATAAAAGGCTTATTTCTTAAACTAAGGgatctttttcttctgttttatgCTATTTATTAGGCCAGAAACAAATTCTCTTTTCTAAATTACTAGCGATCTCTTCAATCttcaaataaacttaaaaatacagataaattctataaaagaaaaacataaaaaattacagagCTAGTTGTAAAATTCATCATATTTAAAGGACATGTGCCAAGAGATCGTCCCTTCTTATGGCACTGGCATAATTAGACTTAGGGCACTGGCACATTGGACATTTGCTAGTGCCTCTTCTTTAAAGGGTACTGAAGCAATGCAATGAAACGTATCTGAAATATatctttaataaaaacaaagtagAGGCAGAAACACAGTGCTTCTTGAAGCCGCCacaatttttgtgatttttgtagttttcttattctcATTTAAAATCTAAGGAGTATTATCTCCTTATATTTTACTCTTGAACACCGTTCTAGAACTAATTAAGAGCTGCAACATAATTGGTGAAATTCAAATATCCCTGAAAGAAGTggtagttattttttatttatgtgctCCATTGCACAAACAGgatattttgtaaaaactagCAATTAAAACCAACAAATTATGAACTGGAGCATCAATAGagagaaaaaatgtttaaagaataaaacatgTCATACCCTTTGAAATGTATTCaaatatattgtattttcatcgaatattttatgaaatattatCCTAAATTCAAATATGACAAGATTTTTCCTTAACAAGTGAATTGAATAAcgattttgaagttttgtttgTTGAATTATTGGTTTTCTAAGGccatgcaaaaaaagaagacacatcTTGTCCGTTGATTTTTCTGAATTAGGATTTTCACCTTTTGGAATCAGTTTAATTTCTTCTAGGCCCGGATGATGTACTTTATAGTAATGACATTTTCGGTAATGGCTGTAAGTGCAAGTCCTGAGTTTTTGAGCCATCCAAAAACATCGATTTTTACCTTAGTAGAAGCAGTCACTGCAAGAGCAACTACCACTTCTGAAATTTTGACATTAAATCTATCAAACCTTCTCATGTTAGGAATATTGAAGATTATTGTTCTTGTGTTTGGAATAGTTGGTGCTGGAAGAAGGCGAAGCAATGTGAATTTGAGATTTGGAATTGATGAATTAGTACCTGATGTTAGAGACGCTTCACTGATTATGTCCATGTCATTGGCAGAAAAAACAGGAGAGAGAGGTTGTTTTTATAGATTGGCCTGTGAAGATTATGAGAGGGCGAAAGATTATCTTGAAGGTGCCAAAATAGTGTTAGCCAGGATTACCCATGTCAAAAGGTAAATTTATTCCTAATAATACTAAATATAGTTTGAGACAGGTAATAATTACAGTAACAGGTGACTAGGAAATAATAGTTAATTTTAAAGCTTACGTTTTTTACTGAAATAGTAATGATATCAGAAAGTAACTGtcaaaataacaagaaaaaaatgtagaaaaggggaaagtgaaaagaaagaaaagagtttAATACTGAAAATGACTAAGAAATgcttttgtaaaagaaaaaccaTAAAATGAAAGCACCTGCTTCctttataagtaaaaagataCACATGAACGGAGGAAACCTCTTAAATTACTCcttaagaagaaagaaaaaaaaaaaaaaaaaaaacagccgcAAACCAGTATAATGTCCATAGAACCAGGTGATTGTGGACGTAAATTTtatatgaattaaaattttggaggaAATGAATCATATTTGTACCCATAAAAAGAGTATTCCACTAGAAAAAAGACAGTGTGTTATCAGTCAGGGCTCAATAGGAAGAAAGTCGTTGCTTGTATGAATTTTGGTGCTTTGAATCAATGTGGCATCACTGCCATTATAATATGACATCCTAAGTTTCAACAACACACCGTCAAAAGACAATCCTAAATGATTATACAATTGATACAAGTACTGAACTAAATACACATTCACAAAGAGAGGTTCCTAGCACCGAGATTTAACTTTTGGccgttttcaaacagttcgtggtaacgaactgtagtaaggagtgacccggctcaatagtaaccgaaacttaaaaaaaaaagaattttgatatcaatagttacatcaaaagaatctaattttaatgctgattttaaatatatatatatatatatatatatatatatatatatatatatatatatatatatatatatatatatatatatatatatatatcatgaaaagagaaatcaccaatgctacagcacaaacacaaaaaaaaaaaaaaaaaaaaaagagacaaaaggagaaaaggaagactgttttcctaaattagtgattaatatagaccagcacttgaatgagaccttaaccctactcatccatacaatcacatacaaccttttactagataagaggaaagatttctttataacagtttttaaattatcaaatactaaattaagtgataaattagtatacattgtcgcaaaatcgaaagactcaattcttttagctgaaaccattgttaaagaatctatcacctgcagtgaattattaacactccaatatggattaaaattcgaaaatattttaataccagaacaataggttttaagtttatttacaatttcctttaaaattaaagagaggtcagtagcagcaatgcgggttggacatttagctgctccagcaataaaccgtggtttagggggatttttatgaaattttacagtccaatataggaaagggaactttttatcattgtcatttattttaatactaaaatttttaaaaagtatttcttcagtcttttcaattaaattctcatcctctatatttaccttttcataaacattagttgtgcataactccctttttaagatatcacaatacaacttctgacaaattatggcaaaattattattagctttatccactggcacaattacaaattcattctttagattagcaattgcttgtttaatcttcgcattataaaataatgatttagtgttactattttttaagttagaatatattttatttcttactctactaataattaaattcttccaactttgaaaactctctttatttttattctctttcttacaccacttatcaataaataaatcaaaatcattttccaagccatcaagaacactcgatggtttcagatgatgagaaagacggaaattagcccctttattcattataatttgaagatcatcttgctttattattgacaagtcccctgttataacatgtttgtaagtaggatttacaaatgggccaagttgcttacaattacaaaccggtttccaatttatatcgctatctagtttttttagtattaaattataattaaaaataatttgcccaatagtttttgaaaatttataagttaaaactggactatcattataattcaaattactaggaaaggcctgtttcacatgccgctgatttaaaatttctggtaaattaatatcttcaatctgcttacaagtaaaattaataggtaaatataatctgttatccttattactaatcttatcgaactttttcttttttgaaataaatttcgttttagttagaatgcaaattgtatcacatattactttaaaattataatcaagagctgtattattcttaacaatccagaaaagtttgattaaattcctcttggataaattatttagacactttattacagaaatcatacccctagattcaagtagctggcatagatctatagaaagcatatgtacatctaattcattttttctattatttttcctatgtcctctcgatcgttttttacgtttagtaagacaagtaaaagaaggatggtccataaaaccatcaatacatttaacaacaacatgagacatgtcaccatattttgctacacgatcatttaccccaaaaggataagctgtaccaagagtatggatccagaaatcctcctgtttacgtagtctattattcttctcttctttatttaaattttctaattctaaattttctaaaattgtgacagttatatctgatatggaacatttaccattactacaatgttgaactagatagttattagttttttcattattaactgttgtcttgtgtccagaaaatcttttatatatattattagttgtttcccccacctattgtaggcagcatttattacattctaataggtaaattacattggttgttctacaattaacattaccacgtaacttgcatgcaaaatttttattatacaatgtacttttaacagaagtccgtgggacaaaatgatcttggcaaagaaattAACGACTTTtccacttactaactttcaaaaaatcgttccgagttccgaggctaatatttgtgttttgttgcataaaaagttattgaaaataaatccaaaacaaaccaacatccaaatcaaaatccaacaatcaaagtccgaAAAaaatgccaaggtcaataggtcaataaatacataaacaaaaagatgaaagaacatgaaatttgcataagtgccatctcaccaataattaacaatatcaggttaaaaacctggaccagggtaaaggtctgtcggggagaaaagtaaaaaaaaatttctccaccagcactggatccaacctggaataatatcatgaaaagagaaatcaccaatgctacagcacaaaaaaaaaaaaaaaaaaaaaaaaaaaaaaaaaaaaaaaaaaaaaaaaaaaaaaaaaaaaaaagagacagaaggagaaaaggaagactgttttcctaaattagtgattaatatagaccagcacttgaatgaggccttaaccctactcatccatacaatcacataggtcaaacagtatagccacacacaatcaaccataaagaataatccatggacaggcagtcatgtcgtcaataagtataagtcgtcatttaccgaacaatagaaaaaataatatagacaaataattcagaggcaacacccaacataagggctcatcaggagaatacactggcctatatagggtttcgccactctaaattctctacccagcacagtgttgtggctaccacagaatatccatggcatccccgcgtcaggtatcacccccaaaatacatgcctatgaaaaaaaaacagcaaatgtaaaacaaccaagtaaaaccaaaacaagcttatcctgttaatatatccctccctttagcaacaataggtaaactaaatattataaatttttaccaaatcacaaatattaacacattgcaaaaaacctgaatgaactaaacaattatagaattcatctttaccatgtggctaattttttaaaatatgcactcaattagaaacacaattcaaaataaatggcgctttgaaaacatttctcgaaccttcgaaattagttaaaaatttctttaagtatttctagataattcttttgatatttatttaaaagttcgttataatgaaaactaaattttttaaattgccaagttaatttatttgcagaaaaacctcttgatatcaatttttggcttaagattttacatctatttttaaaatcaatataattactacaaatccttgcataacgaagtaactgcgagaaaaacgctgaatatgtgatatttgagtgcatattactttcagggaatgggaaactaatcacttcaaaatcaaaatcatccgttttattatacattttaaaacttaacttattattatcacaaatattaatatttaaatctaagaaatgatcttcatgaccagcgccatgactaggctcaagaataagctctgatggatacatatttttagaaatatcaatgaaatccttacaatttaagaccaaaatatcatctaaatatcttttattatttgacaaagcatgttttaaattaattggattattcttatccatcatatatttatattctagttgacttaaaaacaagtcagctataaatgggctggcattcccccccccatgggaattcccataatttgcttgtacaaatcacccccaaatcttatataagtattgtataaaacaaattccaataactcaaaaatcatatccaagctgtaacatctcaagttaactgtagtattaaagcagtttgtccatatggcttttttattataactgtctatttttaagaaccttttactagataagaggaaagatttctttataacagtttttaaattatcaaacactaaattaagtgataaattagtatacattgtcgcaaaatcgaaagactcaattcttttagctgaaaccattgttaaagaatctatcacctgcagtgaattattaacactccaataaggattaaaattcgaaaattttttaataccagaacaataggttttaagtttatttacaatttcctttaaaattaaagagaggtcagtagcagcaatgcgggttggacatttagctgctccagcaataaaccgtggtttagggggattcttatgaaattttacagtccaatataggaaagggaactttttatcattgtcatttattttaatattaaaatttttaaaaagtatttcttcagtcttttcaatt is a window of Artemia franciscana chromosome 7, ASM3288406v1, whole genome shotgun sequence DNA encoding:
- the LOC136028613 gene encoding uncharacterized protein LOC136028613 isoform X1; the protein is MNKARMMYFIVMTFSVMAVSASPEFLSHPKTSIFTLVEAVTARATTTSEILTLNLSNLLMLGILKIIVLVFGIVGAGRRRSNVNLRFGIDELVPDVRDASLIMSMSLAEKTGERGCFYRLACEDYERAKDYLEGAKIVLARITHVKRFFPVPDSLESIIKDLEDMETKTNEQKTCKEAYSCSALDFLA